Proteins encoded together in one Monomorium pharaonis isolate MP-MQ-018 chromosome 8, ASM1337386v2, whole genome shotgun sequence window:
- the LOC118646889 gene encoding uncharacterized protein LOC118646889, protein MPPKLARLKNTEICTVLEILKNYPIIWNIKLKDYSNKPMRDGQVAMMLIDLEKRNLKMCEEEFRAHLKSIKDTYRKELKKVNSSKKSGTDPDSLYIPRLTWYDSFLREIVSTRNSSSNMVRFIIFKQISG, encoded by the exons ATGCCTCCAAAATTAGCAAGATTAAAGAATACAGAAATATGTACTGTTCTCGAGATCTTGAAAAATTATCCAATTATTTggaatataaaactaaaagatTACTCAAACAAACCCATGCGAGATGGACAAGTAGCAATGATGCTCATTGATCTCGAAAAAAGGAATTTGAAGATGTGCGAAGAAGAATTCCGAG cacACTTGAAAAGTATTAAAGATACATACAGGAAAGAACTGAAAAAAGTGAATAGTAGCAAGAAAAGTGGAACAGATCCAGATTCGTTGTACATTCCAAGATTGACTTGGTATGATTCTTTCTTACGAGAAATTGTTAGTACAAGAAATTCATCATCAAACATggtaagatttattatttttaaacaaatatctgGATAA
- the LOC118646915 gene encoding protein ALP1-like: MVDDDYNFTFVDIGANGRASDSAIFRDSKLNQALENKSFGLPENAVIVGDDAFPLRSNLLKPYNRRLLNEEELIFNYRLSRARRISENTFGMLVWRFGVFLRTINQTPDRVDKIVWAACAIHNWLRKTSASTYLPPKSVDVEDTATRDVIPGQWREQVGNLAVVNLKNSNNYSFTAERIGKQYAEYFVGEGALPWQLKKIGRKI; encoded by the coding sequence atGGTAGATGAtgattacaattttacatttgtcgACATAGGAGCAAATGGTCGAGCAAGTGACAGTGCTATTTTCAGAGATTCAAAGCTTAATCAAGCCTTAGAGAATAAATCATTTGGTCTCCCAGAAAATGCAGTGATTGTTGGAGATGATGCGTTTCCTCTGCGTTCTAATCTGTTGAAACCTTATAATAGAAGATTACTCAATGAAGAAGAACTTATCTTCAATTATCGATTGTCTCGAGCAAGACGTATTTCTGAAAATACTTTTGGTATGTTAGTATGGAGATTTGGTGTGTTCCTGCGAACAATAAACCAGACGCCTGACAGGGTAGATAAAATTGTTTGGGCTGCATGTGCAATCCATAATTGGCTCAGGAAAACTTCGGCATCAACGTACCTACCACCTAAATCTGTTGATGTAGAAGACACTGCTACTAGAGATGTTATTCCAGGACAGTGGCGAGAACAAGTAGGAAATTTAGcagttgttaatttaaaaaattctaataactaCAGCTTTACTGCAGAGAGAATAGGAAAACAGTATGCTGAATACTTTGTTGGAGAAGGAGCACTTCCTTGGCAATTAAAGAAGATTGGaagaaagatttaa